The following are from one region of the Mangifera indica cultivar Alphonso chromosome 14, CATAS_Mindica_2.1, whole genome shotgun sequence genome:
- the LOC123195448 gene encoding putative disease resistance protein RGA4 has product MAEAILFNTSTEILKKIVSLIGGEVPLLWNLKSNLRRLEGTMSTLKAVLLDAETKQTQDHQLRDWLGKLRDVFYDAEDVLEEFEFHAARRQRRTSMTKVRQYFPSWSSIKIGYKIKDIRERLDEIADDRQKFHLVESHVDVRRVIPKERETNPFFQASEVIGREEDKENVISFLIQPTHVNVSVIPIVGIGGLGKTTLSKMVYNDEMVRRHFELRMWVCVSDDFDVNRLMKEIIYSATRKDCAKLKADQIPECLQEILGGRKFLLVFDDVWNEQPMKWMNLKSLLLNGVNGSKIIVSTRSKRVADIMGTIPPHFMQGLSFEDSLSLFKRCAFKDGEGKDFPKLCKIAEEIVEKCKGVPLALRTLGSLLFANTGEEEWLRIKESDIWQLKQEEEDILPVLKLSYDYLSSHLKKCFAYLSLFPKDYIYASDSVTRHWMAHGLLSTSNNELEEVEDVAERCMKDLWSRLKEMPRKIRKMISLRHVEITTRERHLRENGIECLSSLQYLLLHECHHLVTLSEGMKRLTSLRALYIERCPLTSLPYGIKDLKRLQKLVISSCFKLNLKMEFQGENEDNLRLGVRTFIIKSLPLLVDLPQLILQGSANALRCMMIEDCPRLVELPEWLQNLTSLQTLEILDCPNLSCLPEGMQRLTALRKLKIGGCPALSESCRRDKSKTAHVTKVHLDE; this is encoded by the exons atggcaGAAGCGATTCTATTTAACACTTCTACTGAAATTTTGAAGAAGATAGTTTCCCTTATTGGTGGAGAAGTACCGTTGTTGTGgaatttgaaaagtaatttaAGAAGACTTGAGGGAACCATGAGCACCCTCAAAGCCGTGCTGTTGGATGCCGAGACAAAGCAGACTCAAGATCATCAGCTGCGTGACTGGCTTGGGAAGCTTAGAGACGTTTTTTATGATGCGGAGGACGTTTTAgaagaattcgaatttcatgcTGCCAGGAGGCAACGGAGGACCTCAATGACAAAGGTACGTCAGTACTTTCCAAGTTGGAGTTCTATTAAAATTGGTTACAAGATCAAGGACATTAGAGAAAGGTTAGATGAGATCGCAGATGATAGGCAAAAATTTCATCTTGTTGAGAGTCATGTTGACGTTAGGCGTGTAATTCCAAAGGAAAGGGAGACAAATCCCTTCTTCCAAGCGTCTGAGGTCATCGGAAGAGAGGAGGATAAAGAAAACGTCATAAGCTTTTTGATTCAGCCAACCCATGTTAATGTTTCCGTCATTCCTATTGTTGGAATTGGGGGTTTGGGTAAAACTACTCTTTCTAAAATGGTTTACAATGATGAAATGGTCAGGAGGCACTTTGAATTGAGAATGTGGGTTTGTGTCTCAGATGACTTTGATGTTAACAGgttaatgaaagaaattatttattctgCAACACGTAAGGATTGTGCTAAGTTAAAAGCTGATCAAATACCCGAGTGTTTGCAAGAAATTTTGGGTGGTCGAAAGTTTTTGCTTGTCTTTGATGATGTGTGGAATGAACAACCAATGAAATGGATGAATTTGAAAAGCCTATTGTTGAATGGTGTTAATGGAAGTAAAATTATTGTGAGCACACGTAGTAAAAGAGTTGCTGATATAATGGGCACTATTCCCCCACATTTCATGCAGGGTCTTTCCTTTGAGGACTCTTTATCATTGTTCAAGAGGTGCGCATTTAAAGATGGAGAAGGGAAAGATTTTCCAAAGCTTTGTAAAATTGCAGAGGAAATTGTGGAAAAATGTAAAGGAGTTCCGTTAGCTCTAAGAACTTTGGGAAGCTTACTCTTTGCCAACACTGGTGAAGAAGAGTGGTTAAGAATAAAAGAAAGTGACATTTGGCAATTGAAACAGGAGGAGGAAGATATCTTACCAGTATTGAAATTAAGTTATGATTATTTGTCGTCTCACTTGAAGAAATGTTTTGCTTACCTTTCCTTATTTCCGAAGGATTATATTTATGCAAGTGATAGCGTGACCCGTCATTGGATGGCACATGGACTTCTTTCAACCTCTAATAATGAATTAGAAGAGGTAGAAGATGTTGCTGAGAGATGTATGAAAGACTTATGGTCAAG GCTTAAGGAGATGCCTCGAAAAATACGAAAGATGATCTCGCTTAGACATGTGGAAATAACCACACGAGAGCGACATCTGCGAGAAAATGGAATCGAGTGTTTGAGTTCTCTTCAGTATCTGCTTTTACATGAATGCCACCATCTCGTAACATTGTCTGAAGGAATGAAACGCCTCACAAGCCTCCGAGCATTGTATATTGAACGTTGTCCTCTGACCTCATTGCCATATGGTATCAAGGACCTAAAGAGATTACAGAAGCTAGTGATTTCAAGTtgctttaaacttaatttgaagaTGGAATTTCAAGGAGAAAATGAAGATAATCTTCGGTTGGGAGTTCGAACATTTATAATCAAAAGTTTGCCATTATTAGTGGATTTGCCTCAACTTATTCTTCAAGGATCGGCTAACGCTTTGCGGTGCATGATGATTGAAGACTGTCCTAGATTAGTAGAACTACCAGAGTGGCTGCAAAATCTCACATCACTTCAAACACTTGAGATACTTGATTGCCCCAATTTGTCATGTCTTCCAGAAGGCATGCAACGCCTTACAGCCCTCAGAAAACTGAAGATTGGAGGCTGTCCTGCTTTGAGTGAAAGCTGCAGACGTGATAAGTCCAAGACTGCTCATGTTACAAAGGTTCATCTTGATGAATAA